One window of the Vigna radiata var. radiata cultivar VC1973A chromosome 1, Vradiata_ver6, whole genome shotgun sequence genome contains the following:
- the LOC106757041 gene encoding miraculin-like: MKNILIAFLLLFALSSQPLLGAADASPEQVVDTSGKKLRVGLSYYIVPAVPSTRCGGYGRCMNSGGLSLASIGESCPLDVVLVRGSRGLPLSFSPVNPKKGVVRVSTDLNIMFSTDHTSCAEYSPVWKLDQFDVAKRQWFVTTGGSVGNPSWGTIRNWFKIEKFEGAYKIVYCPTLFPYSKHLCKDVGIFVDENGYKRLALSDVPFKVKFQLA; the protein is encoded by the coding sequence ATGAAGAACATACTGATAGCATTTCTGCTTCTCTTTGCCTTGAGCTCTCAACCATTACTTGGAGCAGCTGATGCATCACCTGAGCAAGTGGTTGACACATCAGGGAAAAAGCTCCGAGTTGGTCTCAGTTACTACATTGTTCCGGCTGTGCCCTCAACAAGATGCGGAGGATACGGAAGATGCATGAATAGTGGAGGCCTTTCACTTGCCAGCATCGGTGAATCATGCCCTCTTGATGTGGTGCTTGTGAGAGGTTCTCGTGGCTTGCCATTGTCATTCTCACCCGTTAACCCTAAGAAAGGTGTTGTTCGTGTGTCCACTGATTTGAACATCATGTTCTCCACCGATCATACCAGTTGTGCTGAGTATtcgccagtgtggaaactggacCAGTTTGATGTTGCTAAAAGACAGTGGTTTGTGACCACTGGTGGCTCTGTGGGAAACCCTAGTTGGGGAACCATACGCAACTGGTTCAAGATTGAGAAATTTGAAGGTGCTTATAAAATTGTCTATTGTCCAACTCTGTTCCCTTACTCCAAGCACTTGTGCAAGGATGTTGGCATCTTCGTGGATGAAAATGGCTATAAGCGTTTGGCTCTGAGCGATGTTCCATTCAAAGTCAAGTTTCAGCTTGCCTGA
- the LOC106769028 gene encoding miraculin-like, producing MKTTLLAFVLFFALISQPLLGAAEASPEEVVDTSGKLLRAGVNYNILLSMPYTNSRSPKGLGLSKIGKSCPLDVVVVDRYHSLPLRFIPVNPKKGVIRVSTDLNIMFPPNITCPHHSTVWKLESFQVSKGRSLSLVSTGGVKGNPGRETIGNWFKIEKYGGAYKLVYCPSVCPYCKRVQCENVGMFVDEKGNHRLALSAVPFQVKFARA from the coding sequence ATGAAGACAACATTGTTAGCTTTTGTCCTTTTCTTTGCCCTGATCTCACAACCACTTCTGGGAGCTGCTGAAGCTTCACCTGAAGAAGTAGTTGACACATCAGGCAAGCTGCTACGTGCTGGTGTGAACTACAATATTCTTCTGTCCATGCCCTACACCAATAGTAGAAGTCCAAAAGGCCTTGGCCTCTCAAAGATTGGTAAATCATGCCCTCTGGATGTAGTGGTTGTGGACAGATATCATAGTTTGCCACTAAGGTTTATACCTGTTAACCCGAAAAAGGGTGTTATACGTGTCTCCACTGACCTAAACATCATGTTCCCTCCTAACATCACTTGCCCTCACCATTCCACGGTGTGGAAGCTTGAGAGTTTTCAGGTTTCTAAGGGACGCTCACTATCGTTGGTTTCAACCGGTGGTGTTAAGGGCAACCCTGGTCGGGAAACCATAGGAAATTGGTTCAAGATTGAGAAGTACGGTGGTGCTTATAAACTGGTTTATTGTCCCAGCGTGTGCCCTTATTGCAAGCGTGTTCAGTGTGAGAATGTTGGAATGTTTGTTGATGAGAAAGGGAATCACCGTTTGGCTCTAAGTGCTGTTCCATTCCAAGTTAAATTCGCCAGGGCCTAA
- the LOC106757050 gene encoding kunitz trypsin inhibitor 2-like: MKNLLLAFVLLFALSSQPLLGAADASPEQVVDTSGKKLRVGLRYYIVPVTPYIGCSRYGICFKSGGLSLASLGESSCPLDVVFVGGSRGLPLSFSPVDPKKGTVRVSTDLNIMFSTDHTRCAKYSPVWKLDHFDVAKGQWFVTTGGSVGNPGWGTIRNWFKIEKFEDAYKIVYCPTLFPYSKHLCKDVGLFLYEKAYKRLALSDVPFKVKFQLA, encoded by the coding sequence ATGAAGAACCTGTTGCTGGCATTCGTGCTTCTCTTTGCCTTGAGCTCTCAACCACTACTTGGAGCAGCAGATGCATCACCTGAGCAAGTGGTTGATACATCAGGGAAAAAGCTCCGAGTTGGTCTCagatattacattgttcccgTTACGCCCTATATAGGATGCTCAAGGTACGGAATATGCTTCAAAAGTGGAGGCCTTTCACTTGCCAGCCTTGGTGAATCATCATGCCCTCTTGATGTGGTGTTTGTGGGAGGGTCTCGTGGCTTGCCATTGTCATTCTCACCCGTTGACCCTAAGAAAGGTACTGTTCGTGTGTCCACTGATTTGAACATCATGTTCTCCACCGATCATACCAGATGTGCTAAGTATtcgccagtgtggaaactggacCACTTTGATGTTGCTAAAGGACAGTGGTTTGTGACCACTGGTGGGTCTGTGGGAAACCCTGGTTGGGGAACCATACGAAACTGGTTCAAGATTGAGAAGTTTGAAGATGCTTACAAAATTGTTTATTGTCCAACTCTGTTCCCTTATTCCAAGCACTTGTGCAAAGATGTTGGCCTCTTTCTGTATGAAAAGGCCTATAAGCGTTTGGCTCTAAGCGATGTTCCATTCAAAGTCAAGTTTCAGCTTGCCTGA
- the LOC106768679 gene encoding miraculin: protein MKTTLFAFVLLFALISQPLLGAAEASPDEVVDTSGKLLRAGVNYNILLSMPYSKCRSPQGLGLSKIGKSCPLDVVVVDRYHSLPLRFIPVNPKKGVIRVSTDLNIMFPPNITCPHHSTVWKLDNFQVSKGRFVSTGGVKGNPGRETIGNWFKIEKYGGAYKLVYCPSLCPSCKDVVCENVGMLADEKGNHRLALSAVPFQVKFLKA from the coding sequence ATGAAGACAACATTGTTCGCTTTTGTTCTTCTCTTTGCCCTGATCTCACAACCACTTCTGGGAGCAGCTGAAGCTTCACCTGATGAAGTAGTTGACACATCAGGCAAGCTGCTACGTGCTGGTGTGAACTACAACATTCTTCTATCCATGCCTTACAGTAAATGTAGAAGTCCACAAGGCCTTGGCCTCTCAAAGATTGGTAAATCATGCCCTCTGGATGTTGTGGTTGTGGATAGATATCATAGTTTGCCACTAAGGTTTATACCTGTTAACCCGAAAAAGGGTGTTATACGTGTCTCCACAGACCTAAACATCATGTTCCCTCCTAACATCACTTGCCCTCACCATTCCACAGTGTGGAAGCTTGATAACTTTCAGGTTTCTAAGGGACGCTTTGTGTCAACTGGTGGTGTTAAGGGCAATCCTGGGAGGGAAACCATTGGAAATTGGTTCAAGATTGAGAAGTATGGTGGTGCTTATAAACTAGTTTATTGTCCCAGTTTGTGCCCTTCTTGCAAGGATGTTGTGTGCGAGAATGTTGGGATGTTGGCTGATGAGAAAGGGAACCATCGTTTGGCTCTAAGTGCTGTTCCCTTCCAAGTTAAATTCCTCAAGGCCTAA
- the LOC111241414 gene encoding uncharacterized protein LOC111241414 — MANTGVPFQVPMLTKSNYDNWSLRMVALLGAHDVWEVVEKGHTEPENVESLSQAQKDSLRDSRKRDKKALCLIYQGLDEDTFEKISGVKSAKEAWEKLKISYKGADQVKKEGELVSDYFSRVLTVTNNLKRNGEKLDDVRIMEKILRSLDPKFEHIVTITEETKDLEAMSIEQLLGSLQAYEEKKKKKEEIVEQVLKVHIDSRKEENAHNQSRRSYSQEQGRGRAYGRGQGRKPNNNNQRGESSNRGRGRGNPNSRYNKSRIKCYNCDKFEHYASECRAPNKNKVEEKANYAKERCQEDGTLLLAYKGQDKGEDNQWYLDSGASNHMCGKRSMFVELDESVEGNVAFGDESKVAVKGKGLELLSKKAMVRGLPSITHPNQVCEGCLLGKQFRLSFPKESDTRAQKPLELINTDVCGPIKPRSLEKSKVFENFKKFKAHIEKESGLLIKALRSDRGGEFTSKEFQKYCEDNRIRRQLTVPRSPQQNGVAERKNRTILKMARSMLKSKRLPKEFWAEAVACAVYLTNRSPTRSVNGKTPQEAWSGRKLGISHLRVFGSIAHVHVPDEKRSKLDDKSEKYIFIGYDANSKGYKLYNPDSRKTIISRNVVFDEEGEWDWSTNCEDHTFFSCVEEDDVEQQQQQSQEAPATPPTSPNTTLQDDESSTHELPRSN, encoded by the exons ATGGCAAATACCGGAGTTCCCTTTCAAGTCCCGATGCTCACTAAGAGCAACTATGACAATTGGAGCTTAAGGATGGTAGCTCTCCTTGGTGCACATGATGTGTGGGAGGTGGTCGAGAAGGGCCATACTGAGCCAGAGAATGTAGAAAGTCTTTCTCAAGCTCAAAAGGATAGCTTGAGAGACTCAAGGAAGAGAGACAAGAAAGCTCTTTGTCTAATCTATCAAGGATTAGATGAAGATACTTTTGAGAAGATTTCTGGAGTCAAGTCAGCCAAGGAAGCATGGGAGAAGCTCAAAATCTCTTACAAGGGAGCAGATCAAGTAAAAAAG GAAGGAGAACTAGTCTCTGATTACTTTTCAAGAGTTTTAACGGTTACTAATAACCTAAAAAGAAATGGTGAGAAGCTAGATGATGTAAGAATTATGGAGAAAATTCTTAGATCATTAGATCCAAAGTTCGAACATATTGTCACCATTACCGAAGAAACCAAGGACTTGGAGGCTATGTCAATAGAGCAACTTCTTGGTTCATTGCAAgcttatgaagaaaagaaaaagaagaaggaagagatcGTGGAACAAGTCCTCAAGGTACACATtgattcaagaaaagaagaaaatgcacACAACCAATCAAGGCGGAGTTATAGTCAAGAACAAGGACGAGGGCGTGCATATGGACGTGGACAAGGACGAAAGCCTAACAACAATAACCAAAGAGGAGAAAGCTCTAACAGAGGTCGTGGGAGAGGAAATCCAAATTCAAGGTATAACAAGTCACGAATCAAGTGTTACAATTGTGATAAGTTTGAACATTATGCTTCTGAATGTAGAGCCCCTAACAAGAATAAAGTCGAAGAGAAAGCCAATTATGCTAAAGAAAGGTGTCAAGAAGATGGTACCTTGCTATTGGCTTACAAGGGCCAAGATAAAGGCGAGGATAATCAGTGGTACCTTGACAGTGGAGCAAGTAACCATATGTGTGGGAAGAGAAGCATGTTCGTAGAGCTTGACGAATCAGTAGAGGGAAACGTGGCTTTTGGAGATGAATCAAAGGTGGCGGTGAAAGGAAAAG GATTAGAGTTGCTCTCCAAGAAGGCAATGGTGAGAGGGCTGCCTTCTATTACTCACCCCAACCAAGTTTGTGAAGGATGTCTACTTGGAAAACAATTTCGATTGAGTTTTCCGAAGGAGTCAGACACAAGAGCCCAAAAGCCATTAGAACTCATTAACACTGATGTGTGTGGACCAATCAAGCCAAGATCACTCG aaaaatcaaaagtatTCGAGAATTTCAAGAAGTTTAAAGCCCATATTGAGAAGGAAAGTGGCCTTCTGATCAAAGCTTTGAGATCTGATCGTGGAGGAGAGTTCACATCAAAAGAGTTTCAGAAGTATTGTGAAGACAATAGGATCAGACGACAATTGACAGTACCAAGatcccctcaacaaaatggagtggcgGAAAGGAAGAATAGAACTATCCTGAAGATGGCAAGGAGCATGCTTAAAAGCAAGAGACTTCCAAAGGAGTTTTGGGCTGAAGCCGTTGCATGTGCAGTCTATCTAACCAACCGCTCTCCAACAAGAAGTGTTAATGGAAAAACACCACAAGAAGCATGGAGCGGAAGAAAGCTAGGTATTTCTCATCTTAGAGTCTTTGGAAGTATAGCTCATGTGCATGTGCCAGATGAGAAACGAAGTAAACTTGAtgacaaaagtgaaaaatacaTCTTTATTGGTTACGACGCCAACTCCAAAGGGTACAAACTCTACAATCCTGATTCAAGGAAAACAATCATCAGTCGGAATGTAGTGTTTGATGAAGAAGGAGAATGGGATTGGTCGACAAATTGTGAGGACCATACCTTCTTCTCGTGcgttgaagaagatgatgtggaacaacaacaacaacaatcacaAGAGGCACCTGCTACTCCACCCACTTCACCAAATACAACTCTTCAAGATGATGAAAGCTCAA CCCATGAACTTCCAAGAAGCAACTGA